From the Scomber japonicus isolate fScoJap1 chromosome 8, fScoJap1.pri, whole genome shotgun sequence genome, the window ctctcctgtTAGAGAAACTTTCACCAGATAGTTCAGTCTGTACACGatcacacacagctgatggTGTTTAGTACCAACATGATCTCTCACTGGTTGTAAATGTAACCATGGTTACCACATGATTGACAGTTTGTTtgtaaaatgaatcaaattatAAACTGAgtccagttgttgttgttttctgttgttaGTGTATTAGAGGCTTGGACTGTAATGGGTTAATGGGAATGAGATCTTCACAATGTTTTCTTGTAGTTCTGATAGTAGTTATCATATAAAAACCCTTTGTTTACTTGTTTAGATTGATTTGaggatttatttcttttgtgcTTTGCCGGCTTCACTAGGGGTCGGAGCAGAGGTAATTTAAGAAGTGATTAATATCACCTGGCAGCTGACGGGTGAGAGTCCTGGAAGCGACACCGTTTTTGACTGCAAAGGGCAGATCTCCtattcttttgttttctaaTCATATTAATAAATAGTTGAAGTGACTTTTGGTTCACGGCTGTCTTTTGTTTTGGATCTCAATCACAAACTCACCCACTCAGCAGAGGAAGTTAGATGCCACAACATTCATAGTAACTGTGTCACCTGATTCCTTCACTTCTTTAGATGTCACATGACAAATGACTGTCAGAACAACATGCACCTATTGGCTGCTTAAATGAATCCCTCTAACGGTGAAGGCTGAGGCTCAGCAGCTGGAGTGTGGCTGCTTTTATGCTGCGTTCATATCATATTGGAATGATGCTAATTATGAGATTGTGACTTGTAAACAGAGTTCAGGTCAACATTCAAATGGTAATTATGAATTATAAAAGCTGAAAGCTCTGATATCTGCAGCCACATTTACTGGATATGGTGTATTTTTGAGCCTCGTAGCAGATATACGGACGTTCAAAGGACTACACTCCCCCTTTCTAccatcacaaacacactcatgtaAACAGACTCTCTACAGACCGCCGGCCCACATTCCTCtagtgtctctctctgtgtgacatcacagagtATGAATGAGAACGTGAAGACGCTGGCTGCTTCCTGAACCCCCAATAATATATATAGACTAAGTGGGTCAAATATGTAAAACCTCTATgaccagatgtggaggtgtcaAGAGaataattatgatgatgatttccTGCCTCTTTGGTTTGATTTCATATAAAGTTACAATCAAAATTATTCAACATGCAAATTAGGTTTATTGGCAAAATGTAAACTAGCAGCTGTTTGgaataaacaaatcaaacaagaaCAATTAAAATAACTCGACACAACTAATATTACAAGTGGTTTCTCCAAAGTCAACACAACATGCCACTTTTAATGACTACTGCAGTCTCAAAATGATTCAACCCCTTCATGACAAGCATCTTTAGTATTTAGTAGAGCAAACATGATGCCTAGCCACACACCAGCCTCTGGTGGCCTTCCTGAGGgatcttgcccccccccccccccccttcctcatGCGCTAAGGCCTTCAGTTCAATAATATTCTTGGTGGACTTTGAGGTCCAAGCTTCAGCTTCCTCACAGATGGAAAGACTTTTCCTGACAGGATTTCCTGATACTTGAATGAATCCATCTTGGCCTCCACACGCTGCAGGTTCTCAGTGCCAGAGGAAGGGTTCGGGTTCGGGTTCGGGTTCGGTTTTGGTCCTTTCAGCGTGtgcttcattcttcctcctccaaaCAGCTGATCCATAGGCCCCAAAAGCTCCAGTTCTGTTTCATCGCTCCACAGAACAGAATCCCAAAACCTCTTGGacttatttttatagttttgagCTAATTGGAGCCGACTGTCTTTGCTGTTGGGTCAGAGGTGGTGTACAGGCATGGATTGGGTCAGAGGTGGTGTACAGGCATGGATTGGGTCAGTGGTGGTGTACAGGCATGGATTGGGTCAGAGGTGGTGTACAGGCATGGAGTGGGTCAGAGGTGGTGTACAGGCATGGAGTGGGTCAGAGGTGGTGTACAGGCATGGATTGGGTCAGAGGTGGTGTACAGGCATGGAGCCCTTCAGCGTTTAGTATGAGCCTTACTGTGGAAGCTGAACCCTCAGTCTGCTGCCACCAAGTCTTACTGCAGTCTgcagggttggggttggggttagggttagggttggggttggggttgtcTTAGACCAGCTGCCTCCTCAGGAATCTGGTGGCAGGTCAGGGTTCGGTCCAGGTGTGTGAACTTTGCTTCCAGCTGGATCTCTAGGAACATTCAGtgcctttcctttcttttcgcATCTTTTCCTTGTTTGTGATCTTTTCTCTGAATGTTTGGGCTCATATTTCTAACATGCAATCAAACGTCACCGTCATCAGTCCAGGTGTTTGAGGGTTTCTGTCTCAACCTGAGGACACTAATGAAGCCCAGGTGATTTAGACCTCACCTGGTTTGCAAATGTGTGAATTCTATTACTATATGAATATTTGTTAGACTGCAGTAGTCACTGACAGTAGGAAGTTGTGATATTAGTTTGATTTAACTATTGAAACTGTTCTTGTGTAAtttgtttattgtaattttaaatTTTGCCAATAAACCTAAAATGCAATGTGGGTGTACGCTTCCTGTTTTTgttcagaaacaaacaaacttgaACATTTTAATTCTTCAGGTTTTATTAAACAGCAGAAATgaatccagcagacaggaacagacagTTCATGTAAACAGAAGCTGATGAAACTAACGAGGACTTCTACATGTTCAAGGCTCGAGGTTTGtctctgttgccatggagacagcaggacaggaagttacTTCAGTGGAGAGAAGGCGCACGGAAACATGAGTTTACTCTCCTGATGGTCCAGATGGACGACGCTGTTTCtgactgagagacagagagcagagttattatcattgattactgatcaatcattgattactgatcggtttcagatgtttttatggtgttttattCTCTTCAGTCTGTTCAGCGTCGCTTTCTTCAATCTTTCTTTGAAGTATCTCAAACATGTGATCAGTTCATGTTTGGAGCTGAAAGTCTCACCTGCAGCAACGACTCTGGCATCAGTGTGAGATTTATGCCGAAGTTCAGCGCGACGGTCGGCGCTCTCGAACCACCAGAGAGAGTgaactgatacacacacacacacacacgcacacacacacacacacacacacagacacacacacacacacacacacacacacctgttagcAGTCAGTGCAGACAGGTGAACTCCAGCCTGCAGGTATTTTTTGTACCTCTGTTCAGCGGGCCGAACTCGTTGTGGAACGCTCCCACCAGCTTTCCGTAACCCGGAGCATCACGAGCGCTGACGGCAGCGTGGAACGCTTCGCCCCAAACCGACGGACCGCCAGGACGCATCTGGAGGGTGATCAGCTCGTACACACCTGgaacacacagcagctgtcacACCTGGACCACCTGAAACACCTGAAACACTGAGCATGTCCCCCAGTGATTggctgcagagctgcagggggcggggcttaccTCCGTCCTGTGGAGGCTTCTTCAGGTGGCTCCAGGGAACCAGGTAGGTGACCTCGTTGTACTGGCTGGTCAGCATGGGCATGGCCTTGGAGATGTAGTTTGAGAGCCAGGAGGGGTCCTGAGCCAGAGCTGCCCGGACCGCTGCCCGCTTGGAGTAACTGTCTGAGGAGCAGAGGACCGGCTCAGGCTCACTtcacaccacagaagaagaacaagtgtGTGACTctgagacagaagaagaagaatgtccTCACCGTACTTCCATATATGGAACACCTGGTTCAGGCCGCCGTACTCCACGCTCCAGTAGCCAATCAGCTCAGAGTGAGCGGTGCGCAGGTGGATCTGCTCATTGGTCAGTTTGAGGAAGGCGGCGTTCTGGTCCGGACGGATGCAGTAGGTGCGGAACTCGTAGAAGGTTGAGTGTTGCTGCTGGGAGCCGGTAGAGAGGCGCGCACGAggctgcagagaggaggaggcagagaggaggtcTCACTCTGACTGCTAACAGACGGACCAGCTGATCCAGTCACATGATGAGAAAAGGTTTAACATTCATACAgcttttaatttcatttgttctttaaagttttataaacttcattcattactttgatttgttttggatttaaaatcacattttaactgAAAGTTCTTCATCCAGAATAAACTCTTTCTGCTCGTTCACAAGTTTATACAAGAATTCAGctgctttaataataatataaataatattaatattaataataataataataataataaatataagaagaagaagaaggagaagaagaagaagaggaagaagaatgaggaggaaaggaaagaggagtaTTGACTTCATGCTCTGAGGTTCAGGTGcttgctgccacctgctggacagAATCAGTCATTGCAGCTGATCAATAAAAGAACCAA encodes:
- the LOC128363284 gene encoding protein NipSnap homolog 3A-like, yielding MLKLRSSCVRSAAALLSPAAAAQPRARLSTGSQQQHSTFYEFRTYCIRPDQNAAFLKLTNEQIHLRTAHSELIGYWSVEYGGLNQVFHIWKYDSYSKRAAVRAALAQDPSWLSNYISKAMPMLTSQYNEVTYLVPWSHLKKPPQDGGVYELITLQMRPGGPSVWGEAFHAAVSARDAPGYGKLVGAFHNEFGPLNRVHSLWWFESADRRAELRHKSHTDARVVAAVRNSVVHLDHQESKLMFPCAFSPLK